One segment of Clostridium ljungdahlii DSM 13528 DNA contains the following:
- a CDS encoding ferritin-like domain-containing protein, producing the protein MPGDISKHTKYIVNLPYPKPRVEKTSIGYANVLLKDYAGEVSEFTAVSLYVYQHMVSEGIFEDYAKIIGGISMAEMKHLELIGKTVKLLGIKPVYIDSACPPGQLWTPAYVNFMTFIKDMLLEDIKSEKKAIKNYKYHISIIKDRYIQELIKRIIMDEELHLKLFTELYEKYSS; encoded by the coding sequence ATGCCAGGCGATATATCAAAACATACAAAATATATTGTTAATTTACCTTATCCTAAGCCAAGAGTGGAAAAAACAAGTATAGGATATGCGAATGTTCTTCTTAAAGATTATGCAGGAGAAGTAAGTGAATTTACTGCAGTCTCCCTCTATGTGTATCAACATATGGTAAGTGAAGGAATATTTGAAGATTATGCCAAGATTATAGGGGGTATATCTATGGCTGAAATGAAACATCTAGAGCTTATAGGAAAAACAGTTAAACTTCTTGGTATAAAGCCAGTTTATATTGATTCTGCATGTCCACCTGGACAGTTATGGACACCTGCTTACGTTAACTTTATGACCTTCATTAAAGATATGCTTTTAGAAGATATTAAATCGGAAAAAAAGGCTATTAAAAATTACAAGTATCATATATCAATAATTAAAGATAGATATATACAGGAACTTATTAAAAGAATAATTATGGATGAAGAGTTACATCTAAAGTTGTTTACAGAATTATATGAGAAGTATAGCTCTTAA
- a CDS encoding flagellar motor protein MotB, with product MGKKRQHHEEHVDETWLIPYADMLTLLLALFIVMFAISKVDQEKLAKISQQFNVIFSGEKSIQNNGGSSTNQFIETGESTDKPDESAGKTEQDTMNEIKKTLDAKIKQDGYDDKVKVEISKDGLGISIQEAILFNSGDAEVLTHIHPLLISISEMIRNLDNNIRIAGHTDNVPIHNSKFRSNWDLSAMRAINVMNFMVKNGGINITKVSIQAYSEYQPKSTNLTKEGRAQNRRVEIFIVRKYPLSTNIK from the coding sequence ATGGGTAAAAAGAGACAACACCATGAAGAACATGTAGATGAAACGTGGCTCATTCCATATGCAGATATGCTTACTCTCCTATTGGCTCTTTTCATAGTTATGTTTGCCATAAGTAAAGTTGATCAAGAAAAACTTGCCAAAATAAGCCAGCAATTCAATGTCATTTTTTCGGGAGAAAAAAGCATACAAAATAATGGTGGCAGCAGTACCAATCAATTTATTGAGACAGGAGAATCCACTGATAAACCCGATGAAAGTGCGGGCAAAACTGAACAAGATACCATGAATGAAATTAAGAAAACTCTAGATGCAAAAATTAAACAAGATGGATATGATGATAAAGTTAAAGTTGAAATTAGCAAAGACGGCCTGGGTATTTCAATACAGGAAGCAATTTTATTTAATTCTGGAGATGCAGAAGTTCTGACTCATATACATCCACTTCTCATATCTATTTCAGAAATGATTAGAAATTTAGATAATAATATTAGAATTGCAGGACACACAGATAATGTGCCCATACATAATTCAAAATTTCGCTCTAATTGGGATTTAAGCGCTATGAGGGCCATAAACGTAATGAATTTTATGGTAAAAAATGGTGGAATTAATATAACAAAAGTTTCAATACAAGCTTATTCTGAATATCAGCCAAAATCTACTAATCTTACTAAAGAAGGTAGAGCTCAAAATAGAAGAGTAGAAATATTTATAGTACGTAAATACCCATTATCCACAAATATCAAGTGA